In a genomic window of Salegentibacter salegens:
- a CDS encoding glucuronyl esterase domain-containing protein has protein sequence MKHLFVIIVFFSCVNQSMAQFSQQERDSIYRLSAQDHQLMLKELGIESLRPGPSGNPNDPNAANSDESKVVDYSLPELLVFKDGSTVTSVSEWEKRRQEIKEDFNAEVYGRFPKNIPAVNWKVISRKDSVIGNYPVQVEELLGVVDNSAYPEIDVEIEMTLTLPKNTNKKVPVILKFNWNFPAGFFPEPDQENPWQEQLLAQNWGYASLIPTSYQADNGAGLREGIIGLVNKGKLRKLDDWGALKAWAWGAGRALDYFEKHSKVDSKKVAIEGLSRYGKAAMVTMAYDDRFAVGFIGSAGAGGTKILRRNFGEQVENLVSTSQYHWFAPNFIKYGGPLETKDLPVDAHHLIALAAPRPVFISSGDPKVEGNWIDARGMFLAGVQASPAYEIYDEKALSQTKFPQVGEFLSEGKLVFRIHEGGHTVVPNWPYFIEFAKPYFK, from the coding sequence ATGAAACATTTATTTGTCATTATCGTTTTTTTTAGTTGCGTCAATCAATCGATGGCGCAGTTTTCTCAGCAGGAGCGGGACAGTATTTATCGTTTAAGTGCGCAGGATCATCAGTTAATGCTGAAGGAATTAGGTATAGAATCTTTGCGACCCGGACCTTCCGGAAATCCGAACGATCCTAATGCCGCAAATTCAGATGAATCTAAAGTTGTAGATTACAGCTTACCTGAACTTTTGGTTTTTAAAGATGGATCAACAGTCACTTCAGTTTCTGAATGGGAAAAACGCAGGCAGGAGATCAAAGAAGATTTTAATGCTGAAGTCTATGGAAGATTCCCCAAAAATATTCCTGCTGTAAACTGGAAAGTTATTTCCAGAAAAGATTCAGTTATTGGCAATTATCCGGTGCAGGTTGAGGAACTTTTAGGAGTAGTAGATAACTCTGCTTATCCCGAAATTGACGTTGAAATCGAGATGACCTTGACTCTACCAAAAAATACCAATAAAAAAGTGCCGGTGATCTTGAAATTCAACTGGAATTTTCCGGCGGGGTTTTTCCCTGAGCCCGACCAGGAAAATCCGTGGCAGGAACAATTACTAGCCCAAAATTGGGGCTATGCGAGTTTGATTCCGACAAGTTATCAAGCCGACAACGGCGCCGGACTCCGGGAAGGGATCATTGGTCTGGTAAATAAAGGCAAACTTCGAAAATTAGATGATTGGGGCGCTTTGAAAGCCTGGGCTTGGGGTGCCGGCCGTGCGCTTGATTATTTTGAAAAACATTCAAAGGTTGATTCGAAAAAGGTGGCTATAGAAGGGCTTTCCCGCTACGGAAAAGCTGCAATGGTCACTATGGCCTACGATGATAGATTTGCTGTGGGATTCATAGGTTCTGCCGGTGCAGGTGGTACTAAAATATTGAGAAGAAATTTCGGAGAACAGGTAGAGAATTTGGTCTCTACTTCCCAATATCACTGGTTTGCTCCGAATTTCATAAAATACGGAGGTCCTTTAGAAACAAAAGATCTTCCGGTAGATGCACATCATTTGATTGCGCTTGCAGCGCCACGTCCGGTTTTTATCAGCAGTGGAGATCCTAAAGTTGAAGGAAATTGGATAGACGCCAGGGGAATGTTTTTGGCTGGAGTTCAAGCGAGTCCTGCTTATGAAATCTATGATGAAAAAGCACTGTCACAAACTAAATTTCCTCAAGTTGGGGAGTTTTTATCTGAAGGTAAACTCGTTTTTAGAATACACGAAGGCGGTCATACCGTAGTCCCTAACTGGCCATATTTTATAGAATTTGCCAAACCCTATTTCAAATAA
- a CDS encoding glycoside hydrolase family 43 protein, with amino-acid sequence MKKRNLLIIILSLFLGNSVVAQQQAQNPIIHADFPDASIIRVDDTYYMSSTTMHMNPGVPIMKSTDLVNWEIVNYAYNILGDTDALNLENGENAYGRGSWASSLRYHNDTFYVSTFSSTTGKTYIFKTKDIENGSFEEISFTPSLHDNTLFFDDDGKTYLIWGGGKLNIVELKEDLSGVKEGTESVLIENATEPIGSNFILPAEGSQIFKTNGKYYLFNIAWPRDGMRTVIIHRADKITGPYEGKLAFQDKGVAQGGLIDTPEGNWFAYLFRDYGAVGRIPYLVPVKWENGWPVLGENGKVPETLDLPVNESLIPGIVASDDFSRKSGDRDLPLVWQWNHNPQPDFWSVKDRAGYLRLTTDRVDTSFLNTRNTLTQRTIGPESSAITKIDLSGMKDGDYAGLGLLQKNFGFVGAKMLNNKKQIIMVNGVSEEPIEVESIPLNQEELYLKAVGDFEDRKDTAKFYYSLDGENWKAIGNQLKMSYTLPHFMGYRFALFNYATEEAGGYVDFDYFKIYDQIN; translated from the coding sequence ATGAAAAAGAGAAATCTCCTCATTATAATTTTAAGCCTGTTTTTAGGAAATTCAGTCGTTGCACAACAGCAGGCTCAAAATCCTATCATCCACGCCGATTTTCCCGATGCTTCCATAATTAGGGTCGATGACACCTATTATATGAGTAGCACCACGATGCATATGAATCCCGGAGTGCCGATTATGAAATCCACCGATTTGGTGAACTGGGAAATAGTAAATTACGCTTACAATATTTTGGGTGATACTGATGCTCTGAATCTGGAAAATGGAGAAAATGCCTACGGGAGAGGATCCTGGGCAAGCAGCCTTCGTTACCATAATGATACTTTTTACGTTTCCACTTTTTCGAGCACCACAGGGAAAACTTATATTTTCAAAACAAAAGATATTGAAAATGGTTCCTTTGAAGAGATTTCTTTTACCCCATCTCTGCACGACAATACTTTATTTTTTGATGACGATGGAAAAACTTATCTCATTTGGGGTGGAGGTAAACTGAATATAGTAGAGCTTAAAGAGGATCTTTCAGGAGTAAAGGAAGGTACCGAAAGCGTTTTAATTGAAAATGCTACCGAGCCTATAGGTTCTAATTTTATTCTTCCTGCGGAAGGATCTCAAATATTTAAGACTAACGGAAAGTATTACTTGTTCAACATCGCCTGGCCAAGAGACGGGATGAGAACGGTTATTATTCACCGGGCCGATAAAATTACCGGACCTTACGAAGGAAAACTCGCTTTTCAGGATAAAGGCGTGGCACAGGGTGGTTTAATTGATACGCCTGAAGGGAATTGGTTTGCTTATTTATTTCGGGATTATGGAGCAGTTGGGCGTATTCCGTATTTGGTGCCTGTAAAATGGGAAAACGGCTGGCCTGTTTTAGGTGAAAATGGCAAGGTGCCTGAAACTCTGGATCTTCCGGTAAATGAAAGCTTAATTCCGGGAATCGTAGCTTCAGATGATTTTAGTAGAAAGTCGGGCGACAGAGATTTGCCACTGGTTTGGCAGTGGAACCACAATCCGCAGCCCGATTTTTGGTCTGTCAAAGATCGTGCTGGCTATCTGAGATTGACTACAGATAGAGTAGATACTTCATTTTTAAATACCAGAAACACGCTAACTCAAAGAACCATTGGCCCAGAGAGTTCTGCGATTACAAAAATTGATCTTTCAGGAATGAAAGATGGAGATTATGCAGGGCTTGGTTTGCTTCAGAAGAATTTCGGATTTGTAGGCGCTAAGATGCTAAATAACAAGAAGCAAATTATAATGGTCAATGGGGTTTCAGAAGAACCCATTGAGGTTGAGAGCATCCCTTTGAATCAGGAAGAGCTTTATCTTAAAGCGGTTGGGGATTTTGAAGATAGGAAGGATACTGCCAAATTCTACTACAGCCTTGATGGTGAAAACTGGAAAGCAATAGGCAACCAGCTTAAAATGTCATATACGCTTCCGCATTTCATGGGGTACAGGTTTGCGCTGTTCAATTACGCAACAGAAGAAGCTGGCGGTTATGTGGATTTCGATTACTTCAAAATTTATGATCAAATTAATTAA
- a CDS encoding family 43 glycosylhydrolase, whose translation MEYHIFYSKMPKLISQYLFLLFLSINAFGQNPLIMDQFTADPTARVFNGRLYVFPSHDIVPPEGEGRAEWFNMADYHVFSSENLTEWTDHGKILDQKDVPWADPEAYSMWAPDAVSKNGKFHFYFPTRIKGAGDGEGGFSIGVAIADKPEGPYKPQPNHIEGVEGIDPNVFIDKDGQAYLYWSRGKIYGAKLKDNMLELDSEIKTFEEIPQKGHIEGPFVFERNGTYYMTYPHVANNTERLEYGTSDNPMGPFTHQGVIMDESASGTWTNHHSIVNYKDQWYLFYHDNDLSPDFDKNRSIRADSLFFEENGNIKKVIPTKRGVGITSSTSKIQIDRYSAKSNYGAASVFLDRLDPFQGWKVVLNKPDAWVKYNRVDFGNEVPKNVKIRARSLTGATIALKLAGENDEEIAEVTIQKGGNWNVFSAPVKSEATDVQDLIVQLKSGAGVEVDWVQFEK comes from the coding sequence ATGGAATATCATATTTTTTATTCAAAAATGCCGAAATTGATCTCTCAATACCTGTTTCTACTTTTCCTTTCGATAAATGCTTTTGGACAGAATCCGTTAATTATGGATCAATTTACTGCAGATCCTACGGCAAGGGTATTTAACGGAAGGCTATATGTATTTCCTTCCCACGATATCGTGCCGCCGGAAGGTGAAGGCCGTGCCGAATGGTTCAATATGGCCGATTACCACGTTTTTTCTTCGGAAAATCTTACTGAATGGACAGACCACGGAAAAATTCTGGATCAAAAAGATGTGCCCTGGGCCGATCCTGAAGCTTACAGTATGTGGGCGCCTGATGCGGTATCCAAAAATGGCAAATTTCACTTCTATTTTCCCACAAGAATTAAAGGCGCCGGAGACGGGGAAGGTGGTTTTTCCATCGGGGTGGCGATCGCCGATAAACCTGAAGGGCCTTATAAGCCGCAGCCAAACCACATTGAAGGTGTGGAAGGCATAGATCCCAATGTTTTTATTGATAAAGACGGGCAGGCTTATTTGTACTGGTCCCGTGGAAAAATTTATGGTGCAAAACTGAAGGATAATATGCTGGAGCTGGATTCAGAAATAAAGACCTTCGAGGAGATCCCTCAAAAAGGGCATATTGAAGGGCCTTTTGTTTTTGAAAGAAATGGCACTTATTATATGACTTATCCGCACGTGGCCAATAATACTGAAAGACTCGAATATGGGACTTCCGATAATCCGATGGGGCCTTTTACCCACCAGGGGGTTATTATGGACGAATCGGCTTCTGGTACCTGGACCAATCATCATTCCATCGTAAATTACAAAGATCAGTGGTACTTATTTTATCACGATAATGACCTTTCACCCGATTTTGATAAAAACCGTTCCATTCGCGCAGATAGTTTGTTCTTTGAAGAGAATGGAAACATCAAAAAAGTGATTCCAACTAAACGCGGAGTGGGAATTACCTCCAGTACTTCTAAAATTCAGATAGACCGCTATAGCGCGAAAAGCAACTATGGAGCTGCTTCGGTGTTTTTAGACCGGCTTGATCCTTTCCAGGGGTGGAAAGTGGTATTAAATAAACCTGATGCCTGGGTGAAATATAATCGGGTTGATTTTGGTAATGAAGTACCCAAAAATGTCAAAATCAGGGCAAGATCTTTAACGGGCGCCACTATTGCGCTGAAACTGGCCGGTGAGAACGATGAGGAGATTGCTGAAGTTACTATCCAAAAAGGTGGAAACTGGAATGTTTTTTCCGCTCCGGTAAAATCTGAAGCAACCGATGTTCAGGATCTTATAGTGCAACTGAAAAGTGGTGCCGGGGTTGAGGTAGACTGGGTTCAATTTGAAAAATAA